The following proteins are encoded in a genomic region of Mycoplasma sp. NEAQ87857:
- a CDS encoding YcsE-related riboflavin metabolism phosphatase produces the protein MKNLKDIIKIAAFDVDGTILPNGYTTFSPNTKKMFELLKQNNITTVISTAREFATIGDFLEQLKYVDYFIGANGSFIWDVKKQDFMFKATLIKEEVVQLYERFENQISAFSVTDFDTVYKSPTMQPTSWFAKPFAENYKDFNEAYLSRNNLYVITINCSNPKELSQLMAEYIQEHNLQMEISSYWSKGFFISPIGITKSHTLQVLCDKLNLSMDNLIAFGDSSNDFEMLRDAVYGVAMQRASSKLKAVAKDIALDCEYDGAYLKLKELGLI, from the coding sequence ATGAAAAACTTAAAGGATATAATTAAAATTGCAGCATTTGATGTTGATGGTACTATCTTACCAAATGGATACACTACTTTTTCACCAAATACCAAAAAAATGTTTGAATTATTAAAGCAAAATAATATTACTACTGTAATTTCAACCGCTAGAGAATTCGCAACTATTGGAGATTTTTTAGAACAATTAAAGTATGTAGATTATTTTATTGGTGCTAATGGTTCATTTATTTGAGATGTTAAAAAACAAGATTTTATGTTTAAAGCTACATTAATTAAAGAAGAGGTAGTGCAATTGTATGAGAGATTTGAAAATCAAATTAGTGCTTTTTCAGTAACTGATTTTGATACAGTTTATAAATCACCTACTATGCAACCAACTAGTTGATTTGCTAAACCGTTTGCAGAAAATTACAAAGATTTTAATGAAGCATACTTAAGTAGAAATAATTTATATGTAATCACTATTAATTGTTCTAATCCTAAAGAATTATCACAATTAATGGCAGAATATATCCAAGAACACAACTTACAAATGGAAATCTCTTCTTATTGATCAAAAGGATTTTTCATCAGTCCAATAGGTATCACCAAAAGTCATACATTACAAGTATTATGCGATAAATTAAATTTATCAATGGATAATTTAATTGCTTTTGGAGATAGTTCAAACGATTTTGAAATGCTTAGAGATGCAGTATATGGTGTAGCTATGCAAAGAGCAAGTAGCAAATTAAAAGCTGTAGCTAAAGATATAGCTTTAGATTGTGAATATGATGGTGCATATTTAAAACTTAAAGAATTAGGTTTAATTTAA
- the truB gene encoding tRNA pseudouridine(55) synthase TruB, with the protein MFYKYYKKTNSFANQSVRNISKSINTKKIGHNGILDPMAEGLMIVASDYDTKLLQYIANKQKTYIAKCSFGYASDTLDATGEVVKVDAEPIELNQLIKAIEVIKQQTTQIPPIYSAKKINGKKGYEYARANQEVEIPAHKIKIFKLDLLNFDFKNQTAEFEIEVSEGTYIRTLLVDLAKECNNNCIMTYLKRTKIGEIDLTGVNPGEFIDLDPTLLFDNPTFKLVNSNFDALKYGRSFELKALNGLYFGLNSNNEVATIGRVENNTFFPKNVFNERLK; encoded by the coding sequence TTGTTCTATAAATATTATAAAAAGACAAATTCTTTTGCTAATCAAAGTGTTAGAAACATATCAAAATCTATTAATACTAAAAAAATTGGGCATAATGGAATTTTAGATCCTATGGCTGAGGGATTAATGATAGTTGCTAGTGATTATGATACAAAACTATTACAATATATAGCTAATAAACAAAAAACTTATATAGCTAAATGTAGTTTTGGTTATGCTTCAGATACTTTAGATGCTACAGGAGAAGTTGTTAAAGTTGATGCTGAACCTATTGAGTTAAACCAACTAATTAAAGCAATTGAAGTTATAAAACAACAAACTACTCAAATTCCACCCATTTATAGTGCTAAAAAAATTAATGGTAAAAAAGGATATGAATACGCAAGAGCTAATCAAGAAGTAGAAATTCCAGCTCATAAAATCAAAATTTTTAAATTAGATTTATTAAATTTTGATTTTAAAAATCAAACTGCTGAATTTGAAATTGAAGTGTCTGAAGGCACTTATATTCGTACTTTATTAGTTGATTTAGCTAAAGAATGCAATAATAATTGCATTATGACTTATTTAAAAAGAACCAAAATAGGAGAAATTGACTTAACAGGGGTTAATCCTGGAGAATTTATTGATCTAGATCCTACCTTATTGTTTGATAATCCAACTTTTAAATTAGTTAATTCTAACTTTGATGCACTTAAATATGGTAGATCTTTTGAACTAAAAGCTCTAAATGGTTTATATTTTGGATTAAATTCAAATAATGAAGTAGCTACCATTGGAAGAGTTGAGAATAATACTTTTTTTCCTAAAAACGTATTTAATGAAAGGTTAAAATAA
- a CDS encoding phosphopantetheine-binding protein, whose amino-acid sequence MEIKQIIFDELHKVTKKNFNLDTNVKELNIDSLDLAMLVVDLENKFNITISDEELMSIQQIKDIINLVEKNLN is encoded by the coding sequence ATGGAAATTAAACAAATTATTTTTGATGAATTACATAAAGTTACTAAAAAGAATTTTAATCTAGATACTAATGTTAAAGAATTAAATATCGATTCATTAGATTTAGCTATGTTAGTTGTAGATTTAGAAAATAAATTCAATATCACTATTAGTGATGAAGAATTAATGTCAATTCAACAAATAAAAGATATTATAAATTTAGTTGAAAAGAACTTAAATTAG
- a CDS encoding FAD synthase: MNDLIIYNFEEFQCNKNDVFIIGCFEAFHLGHYQLYKEALKHKGRKIIVTFNNETDTRKIVKGIFCDNNAKYLNLAKLNFDAVVELDFEKIKHLQATEFINQLTQNQPVTIIAGTDFKFGNNRNTKLSDLIDQFQQINFISIDLLKVKDAKISTKYLKDEITFGNINQLNQLLVYNYSFSGITLLENYLKINDNVVKLHPGIYAGYLYYQNFGYYIVLHVSLDKKYHFSIFEYQDSFFEINKEVVIELVDKVRIIINSNKDLITDEDLIKAKEIIIRSNNGN, from the coding sequence ATGAATGATTTAATAATTTATAACTTTGAGGAATTTCAATGTAATAAAAACGATGTTTTTATTATTGGTTGTTTTGAAGCTTTTCATTTAGGTCATTATCAACTTTATAAAGAAGCATTAAAGCACAAAGGAAGAAAAATTATAGTCACTTTTAACAATGAAACTGATACTAGAAAAATTGTTAAAGGTATCTTTTGTGATAATAATGCTAAATATTTAAACTTAGCTAAATTAAATTTTGATGCTGTTGTTGAGTTAGATTTTGAAAAAATCAAACACTTACAAGCTACTGAATTTATTAATCAATTAACCCAAAATCAACCAGTTACTATTATTGCTGGAACTGATTTTAAATTCGGGAATAATAGAAATACTAAATTAAGTGATTTAATAGATCAATTTCAACAAATTAATTTTATTTCAATTGATCTATTAAAAGTTAAAGATGCTAAAATTAGTACCAAATATCTCAAAGACGAAATAACATTTGGTAATATTAATCAATTAAATCAATTATTAGTTTATAACTACAGTTTTAGCGGTATTACTTTATTAGAAAACTATCTTAAAATTAATGATAATGTAGTTAAACTTCATCCAGGAATTTATGCAGGATATTTATATTATCAAAACTTTGGATATTACATTGTTTTACATGTGAGCTTAGATAAAAAATATCACTTTAGTATTTTTGAATATCAAGATTCATTTTTTGAAATTAATAAAGAAGTGGTGATTGAACTTGTTGATAAAGTTAGAATAATAATCAACTCAAACAAGGATTTAATCACTGATGAAGATTTAATTAAAGCTAAAGAAATAATAATTAGGAGCAATAATGGAAATTAA